In Melopsittacus undulatus isolate bMelUnd1 chromosome 30, bMelUnd1.mat.Z, whole genome shotgun sequence, one DNA window encodes the following:
- the PNP gene encoding purine nucleoside phosphorylase, with translation MDASYEACAEAAAWLRARLKQAPVVGLVCGSGLGALAQELQQPQSFDYGDIPHFPRSTVQGHAGRLLVGTLGGCPCAVMQGRFHLYEGYSPAQVALPVRTLALLGAHTVVLTNAAGSLREGLDPGDLLVIRDHIDLPGLAGRSPLVGANDSRFGPRFPVMAGAYDPALRRLALALAPPPLRARAGVYCGVGGPSYETPAECALLRMLGGDAVGMSTVAEAAAARHCGLRVLGLSLITNAAASHEEEEEEGPEHAKDMEHAKEHAKEHAKEHAKDTEHAKDKAHQEVLDAAQAGARLLAQLLLALAPRLQHV, from the exons ATGGACGCTAG ctacGAGGCCTGCGCGGAGGCCGCGGCCTGGCTCCGGGCCCGGCTGAAGCAGGCGCCGGTTGTGGGGCTCGTGTGCGGCTCCGGCCTCGGGGCCCtggcccaggagctgcagcagccgcAGAGCTTCGACTATGGGGACATCCCTCACTTCCCTCGGAGCACCG TCCAGGGCCATGCCGGGCGCCTGCTGGTGGGGACCTTGGGGGGCTGCCCCTGTGCAGTGATGCAGGGACGCTTCCACCTCTATGAGGGCTACAGCCCTGCCCAG GTGGCGCTGCCCGTCCGCACCCTGGCCCTGCTGGGCGCTCACACTGTGGTCCTGACCAACGCTGCCGGCAGCCTCCGGGAGGGGCTGGACCCCGGGGACCTGCTGGTGATCAGGGACCACATTGACCTGCCTGGGCTGGCAGGGAGGAGCCCGTTGGTGGGAGCCAATGACAGCAG GTTCGGGCCTCGCTTCCCCGTCATGGCCGGCGCCTATGACCCCGCCCTCCGGCGCCTCGCTCTGgcgctggccccgccccccttGCGCGCACGCGCAGGAGTCTACTGCGGGGTGGGGGGGCCGAGCTACGAGACCCCCGCGGAGTGCGCGCTACTGCGCATGCTCGGGGGGGACGCCGTGG GCATGAGCACagtggcagaggcagcagccgCTCGCCACTGCGGCCTGCGGGTCCTGGGCCTCTCCCTCATCACCAACGCGGCCGCCAGccatgaggaggaggaggaggaaggcccCGAACACGCTAAGGACATGGAACATGCTAAGGAACATGCTAAGGAACATGCTAAGGAACATGCTAAGGACACAGAACATGCTAAGGACAAGGCCCATCAGGAGGTgctggatgcagcccaggccGGAGCCAGGCTCCTGGCCCAGCTGCTGTTAGCGCTGGCACCGCGACTGCAACACGTGTAG
- the LOC117437872 gene encoding protein NDRG2-like yields the protein MMELNEAAAPPPPPEGKGAVLETPYGPVAVAMLGTPRPGRPVILTLPDVGHTSCSCFGPLFALEEMQELLRSFLVLHLDPPGMEAGAAPYPPAYQYPSMEQLASMLPCILQPLNIKSIVGIGVGAGAFVLAKFGLLHPDAVEGLVLVNIDPKAKGWMDWAAHKLSGLTMSTNEMILAHLFTQAELSDSPPYVQQVRQHLEGGTNSAHLWTMYSSRGDLGLQRSGAGSLRCPVLLVVGDESPHVDAVVECNAKLDPTQTSFLKMADGGGQPQITQPARLTEAFKYFLQGMGYMAASAMTRLSRSRTASVSSSTSGEGERGRSRTLSRGSTGGGAGGTAPQ from the exons ATGATGGAGCTGAATGAGGCagcggccccccccccccccccggaggggaag GGGGCAGTGTTGGAGACCCCGTACGGGCCTGTGGCCGTGGCCATGCTGGGCACCCCCCGGCCTGGGCGGCCGGTGATCCTGACCCTGCCGGATGTGGGGCACACCA gctGCTCCTGCTTCGGGCCCCTCTTTGCCCTGGAGGAGATGCAGGAATTGCTGAGGAGCTTCCTGGTCCTGCACCTGGATCCGCCTGGGATGGAGGCTGGAGCTGCGCCCTACCCCCCAGC GTACCAGTACCCATCAATGGAGCAATTGGCCTCGATGCTGCCCTGCATCCTGCAGCCCCTCAA CATCAAGAGCATCGTTGGCATCGGGGTCGGGGCCGGAGCCTTCGTCTTGGCCAAGtttggg ctcctgcacccGGACGCAGTGGAGGGGCTGGTGCTGGTCAACATCGACCCCAAGGCCAAGGGCTGGATGGACTGGGCAGCACACAAG CTCTCGGGTCTGACGATGTCCACCAATGAGATGATCCTGGCGCATCTCTTCACCCAG gcagagctgtcGGACTCCCCCCCCTACGTGCAGCAGGTCAGGCAGCACCTCGAGGGTGGCACCAACAGTGCTCACCTATGGACCATGTACAGCAG CCGCGGGGACCTGGGCCTGCAGCGCAGCGGGGCCGGGAGCCTGCG GTGCCCGGTCCTATTGGTCGTTGGGGATGAGTCCCCCCACGTGGACGCGGTG gtgGAGTGCAATGCGAAGCTGGACCCGACCCAAACCTCCTTCCTCAAG ATGGCGGACGGAGGGGGGCAGCCCCAGATCACGCAG CCAGCCAGGCTGACCGAAGCCTTCAAGTACTTCCTGCAGGGAATGGGCTACA TGGCAGCGTCGGCCATGACGCGGCTGTCCCGGTCCCGCACGGCCTCAGTGTCCAGCTCCACGTCCGGGGAGGGGGAGCGAGGCCGGAGCCGGACCCTGTCCCGGGGCAGCACcggggggggagcggggggaACCGCACCGCAGTGA